One window from the genome of Diabrotica virgifera virgifera chromosome 6, PGI_DIABVI_V3a encodes:
- the LOC126886958 gene encoding uncharacterized protein LOC126886958, with protein MENKGSHFSSLEKDIILDLAIKYKCIIENKQTDGVTNKQKAIAWENISKEFNAMNVNTHRTSKQIKTFYENIKRKIKKKQAIEKVEKYKTGGGPEETTTVLLPGEERLVGALKEQFKPGQNVYDSSTSFYEGRW; from the exons ATGGAAAATAAAGGAAGCCACTTCTCTAGTTTAGAGAAAGATATCATTTTAGATTTAGCTATTAAATATAAATGtataatagaaaataaacaaacaGATGGAGTTACAAATAAACAAAAAGCCATTGCATGGGAAAATATTAGCAAAGAATTTAATGCCATGAACGTGAATACACACCGAACCTCGAAACAAATTAAGACCTTTTATGAAAACatcaaaagaaaaattaaaaagaaacaaGCAATAGAAAAG GTAGAAAAATACAAGACAGGAGGTGGTCCAGAAGAAACTACAACTGTTTTATTACCTGGTGAGGAAAGATTAGTAGGAGCACTGAAGGAACAATTTAAACCTGGCCAAAATGTGTATGATTCCAGTACTTCATTTTATGAAGGCAGGTGGTAA
- the LOC126886956 gene encoding uncharacterized protein LOC126886956, translating into MRISLSQCVVSATNSFLIDNYQTVYYSLPLVDTNDIVSLETYALPSLHALQNVTLLIKSFESHTKGLKDKTIFKNFILHFRTRVHLHQQLDSLKKRKLFNPHAKFLLVSSTIFKDPADLALYVSKYMFYENVVHSVIMTVDPRELTTFHVYSWGPYKSGQCGDNFQVAAKAVDSCSFGKYKYEINWFEHRIPKTFNKCPVRVKYAHAPPLIYQEENQLKGLEIELLSVIAHQLSLTMVYEETSVDEIGHVNSDGEVMGAFKNLENKTADIIIGGYPKEYLWSILFDASHSYTQDAVIWCAPSVPLLDDFQNLFELMEIRCIFLMALAHLLLSLSIWWSSLNYSEEHHIYKNFVNTFVHSFAFFLGSAMPVAARTHKVRYFLLLFIFFGFFSVVTLNTHLISFSSRTYFQPKYSKVEDIYDNNLKAYSFAQEKLFANLIDDQTFVKMKPRIKTCVDLKMCLKYVSVDQDSALCTTNFYKNYIIKNGTIKNIYCLNKERLPFSVNFIMRKGFPLYEIINDLLVQIISSGFIAKWENDIHKYAHSIDTTATATLKNIIPLFQLCGIIWAVAFLIFLVELYVGHRRSMLR; encoded by the coding sequence ATGCGTATATCGCTCTCTCAATGTGTTGTGTCTGCAACAAATAGTTTTCTTATAGATAACTATCAAACTGTCTACTATTCTCTACCGTTAGTCGACACTAATGATATAGTTAGTTTAGAAACATACGCATTGCCAAGTTTACATGCGTTGCAAAATGTTACATTACTAATAAAAAGTTTTGAATCTCATACCAAAGGACTCAAAGATAAAACTAtattcaaaaatttcattttacaCTTCAGAACCCGAGTTCATTTGCACCAGCAGCTAGACAGtttgaaaaaaagaaaattgttcaACCCTCATGCCAAATTTCTCTTAGTTTCATCCACGATATTTAAAGATCCAGCAGATCTCGCACTCTATGTTTCCAAATATATGTTTTATGAGAACGTTGTGCATTCTGTGATAATGACTGTTGATCCAAGAGAATTGACAACTTTTCATGTGTATAGTTGGGGTCCCTATAAAAGTGGACAATGTGGTGACAATTTTCAAGTTGCAGCGAAAGCCGTTGATTCGTGCTCATTTGGAAAGTACAAGTATGAGATTAATTGGTTTGAACACAGAATACCTAAAACATTTAATAAGTGTCCGGTTAGAGTCAAGTATGCTCATGCTCCTCCTTTAATATACCAGGAAGAAAACCAGTTAAAAGGTTTAGAAATTGAGCTATTGTCAGTAATAGCTCATCAATTAAGCTTAACTATGGTATACGAAGAAACCTCGGTTGATGAAATAGGCCACGTTAATTCTGACGGAGAAGTGATGGGCGCTTTTAAAAATTTAGAGAACAAAACGGCTGATATTATCATTGGTGGATATCCCAAAGAGTATTTGTGGAGTATACTTTTTGATGCAAGCCATTCCTACACTCAAGATGCAGTTATTTGGTGTGCTCCAAGTGTACCACTGTTGgatgattttcaaaatttatttgaacTAATGGAAATCAGATGCATATTTTTAATGGCGTTGGCTCACTTATTGCTTTCATTATCTATCTGGTGGTCCAGTTTAAACTACAGCGAAGAACACCACATTTACAAGAATTTTGTAAATACTTTTGTGCATAGCTTTGCGTTTTTCCTTGGCAGTGCCATGCCCGTAGCTGCAAGAACTCATAAAGTTAGATATTTCTTGCTGCTCTTTAtcttttttggatttttctctgTTGTGACGCTCAACACTCATCTGATAAGTTTTAGTTCAAGAACCTATTTCCAGCCAAAGTATTCTAAAGTCGAGGATATATACGACAATAATTTAAAAGCTTACAGTTTTGCCCAAGAAAAACTTTTTGCAAACCTCATCGACGATCAAACTTTTGTTAAAATGAAACCTAGAATAAAAACTTGTGTTGACTTGAAGATGTGTCTTAAGTATGTAAGTGTAGACCAAGATTCTGCCCTATGCActaccaatttttataaaaattatattatcaaGAATGGTACTATCAAGAATATTTACTGTCTAAATAAGGAGAGACTTCCTTTTTCCGTAAATTTTATAATGAGGAAAGGTTTTCCACTATATGAAATAATCAATGACTTATTAGTTCAAATAATAAGTAGTGGTTTTATTGCTAAATGGGAAAATGATATTCACAAGTATGCACATAGCATTGACACTACTGCAACTGCTACATTAAAGAACATCATACCTCTGTTTCAGTTATGTGGAATTATATGGGCGGTAGCTTTTTTAATCTTTCTGGTGGAACTTTACGTAGGTCATCGTAGAAGTATGTTACGATGA